In Mesorhizobium sp., one DNA window encodes the following:
- a CDS encoding TetR/AcrR family transcriptional regulator, with amino-acid sequence MKSEPHKASYHHGDLREALLRAAEAELTEKGVEGFTLRGCARRAGVSHAAPAHHFSNANALLTELAAVGFERFVAAMRARQDQAGSDPRRRLVGAGLGYIDFARANPALFRLMFSSFRPDFETTHLKTEATDAFALLVESVGALRGVDPRTDKSAMRDVASAWATAHGLADLLLSDRLKFVDEISDGQPETLYADIISRSVPDRPAGGG; translated from the coding sequence ATGAAATCGGAACCGCATAAAGCGTCCTACCATCACGGCGACCTGCGCGAGGCGCTGCTGCGCGCAGCGGAAGCGGAACTGACCGAGAAGGGGGTGGAAGGCTTCACGTTGCGCGGCTGTGCCAGGCGCGCCGGCGTCTCGCACGCCGCGCCCGCGCACCACTTCAGCAACGCCAACGCGCTTCTGACCGAATTGGCCGCGGTCGGATTCGAGCGGTTCGTGGCGGCGATGCGCGCCCGCCAGGATCAGGCAGGCTCCGATCCGCGCAGGCGCCTCGTCGGCGCCGGCCTGGGCTATATCGATTTCGCGCGCGCCAATCCGGCCCTGTTCAGGTTGATGTTCTCGTCCTTTCGTCCCGATTTCGAGACGACCCACCTGAAGACCGAGGCGACCGACGCCTTCGCGCTGCTCGTCGAGTCAGTCGGCGCGCTGCGCGGCGTCGACCCGCGCACCGACAAGTCCGCCATGCGCGACGTCGCATCCGCCTGGGCGACCGCGCACGGCCTGGCCGACCTGCTCCTGTCCGATCGCCTGAAGTTCGTGGATGAGATCTCGGACGGCCAGCCCGAGACGCTCTACGCCGACATCATCAGCCGGTCGGTGCCCGACCGGCCCGCGGGCGGCGGTTGA